From Vigna unguiculata cultivar IT97K-499-35 chromosome 5, ASM411807v1, whole genome shotgun sequence, the proteins below share one genomic window:
- the LOC114184541 gene encoding uncharacterized protein LOC114184541: MKSYGDKVSKQHVIHKVLRSLPPKFDHLVITIEETKNLATLEIEELQHSLEAHEFRMDYRKHCQEQALQVRTNYKTKSKGFKKGGKPRKKQEEKSEDEFKAGKDQKRQEKDDKEWKKKLKCAKNRPKNQANLAQDKAFSDSDVVLLMAKTSSADSEEIASWYLDSGCSTHMTGRRDWFIKIDDSSLGKIRFADDSSLNSEGIGRVVLWDSGGREIVIDGVLYVPGLKTNLLSLGQILQKGFMMEMKENGLNVYDQSKRLVVHADLSENRTFRIAMNT, from the exons ATGAAATCCTATGGTGATAAAGTGTCAAAGCAACACGTAATACACAAGGTATTAAGGTCACTTCCTCCTAAATTTGATCATTTAGTGATAACTATAGAGGAAACGAAGAATCTTGCAACATTGGAGATCGAGGAACTCCAACATTCTCTGGAAGCACACGAGTTTAGAATGGATTATCGCAAGCACTGCCAAGAACAGGCATTACAGGTCAGAACAAATTACAAGACAAAGTCCAAAGGTTTCAAGAAAGGAGGAAAGCCCCGGAAGAAGCAAGAAGAGAAATCTGAAGATGAATTCAAGGCTGGAAAAGATCAGAAGAGACAAGAAAAAGATGACAAGGAGTGGAAGAAGAAATTGAAGT GTGCCAAGAACAGGCCAAAGAACCAAGCTAATTTGGCCCAGGACAAAGCCTTTTCTGATTCAGATGTGGTGTTACTAATGGCCAAAACCAGTAGCGCAGATTCAGAGGAAATAGCTTCCTGGTATCTAGACTCGGGATGCTCCACCCATATGACAGGTAGACGTGATTGGTTTATCAAAATTGATGACTCTTCGCTGGGAAAGATTAGGTTTGCTGATGATAGCAGCCTAAATTCGGAAGGCATTGGTCGTGTGGTATTATGGGATTCAGGTGGCAGAGAAATAGTGATTGATGGTGTTCTGTATGTACCAGGTTTAAAGACAAACCTGCTTAGTCTTGGACAAATATTGCAGAAAGGTTTTATGATGGAAATGAAGGAGAATGGTCTAAATGTTTACGATCAATCGAAGAGACTGGTTGTTCATGCAGATCTCTCTGAGAATAGAACCTTTCGTATTGCAATGAATACTTGA